From a region of the Kwoniella mangroviensis CBS 8507 chromosome 1 map unlocalized Ctg01, whole genome shotgun sequence genome:
- a CDS encoding 60S ribosomal protein eL24, protein MRVDRCDFSGYKVYPSRGKVYVRGDSKTFRFLNHKSESLFLQRKNPRKIAWTQVYRRMHKKGITEEVAKKRSRKNVKVQRGIVGADLASILAKRTAKPEVRAAARAAAITKAKTEKRDKEASKAANRSTQANQPKVSKQAMKGGKGGR, encoded by the exons AAGGTTTACCCCTCAAGGGGAAAGGTCTACGTTAGAGGTGACTCTAAG ACCTTCCGATTCCTTAACCACAAATCcgaatctctcttcctccaaagAAAGAACCCCCGAAAGATCGCTTGGACTCAAGTATACCGACG AATGCACAAGAAGGGTATCACTGAGGAAGTTGCCAAGAAGAGATCTAGAAAGAACGTAAAGGTTCAA CGAGGTATCGTCGGTGCCGATCTCGCCTCCATCCTCGCCAAACGAACTGCCAAACCCGAAGTCCGAGCTGCCGCCCGAGCTGCTGCCATCACCAAGGCCAAGACTGAGAAACGTGACAAGGAAGCTTCCAAGGCAGCCAACCGATCCACCCAAGCTAACCAACCTAAAGTATCAAAACAAGCTatgaaaggtggtaaaggtggtcGATAA